TGGGCGTCCACCAGGGACATCTCCCCGAAAAAACTGCCGGGGTTCAGGGACGCCAAAAGCATGTCGTCCTTGCCGGGGACCGACTTGTATATGCCCACCTGGCCGGAATGGATCAGATACATCACCTCGCCCGGCGTGCCCTCAAAGAAAAGGGTCCGGCCCTGGCGGTAGCTGCGCAGGAAGATCAGCTTGGCTATCCGCTCCAGCTCCTCCGGGGTCAGCGAGGAGAAAAGATGGTTGTTGGTCAGGGCTTCGATGATCTGGGACATATGAGCAGACTCCTTGGTTTTAATATTCTGAAGTTCTTAAAAATCCATCACTTCATCAAACAGGAGGGGAAATGAGCTCCATCACCAACCTCAGGGATTTTTTGCTGTTCCAGGAACTGGCCGAAGACGAGATGATGCGCCTGACCCAGCTTTTTTCCACCGAGGCCGAGGACTTCCTGCCCGGCGCCATCATCTGCCAGAAGGACGCCCCCGGCGACAGCATGTACCTGATCAAGAGCGGCAAGGTCCAGATCAGCCTGCCCACCGACCAGGGAGACGTGGTGCTGGCCGAGCTGGGGCCGGGAAAGTTCTTCGGCGAAATGTCATTATTGGACAAGGCCCCCCGTTCGGCCAATGTCAATGCGGTGGAGAACACCGAACTGTACATCCTGACCCGCAAGCACATTGCTTTTCTGATGGACAAGGAGGCCAAGATAGCGGCCAAGATGATGCTGGCCATGTCCCGGATCCTTTCGGCCCGGATCAGGGTGATGGATGACCGGATCCAGGATTCGTTTGCCACGGAATAGCGCCGTTCAATGGCCAGAACAGGTCCCGGTCCGTCAGTTCCAGCTTCCCGGCCAGTTCCAGCGAATAGTCCAGCCGGCACATTTTGTCCGCGCCGTGCCCGTCCGAACCCAGGGAAAACTTCAATCCGGCCTCTTTGGCCATCGTTGCCAGCTTAAGGTCCGGCACCAGCCACCGGGAGCTGAGCTCGATGGCCAAATTGCATTTCAGGGCCAGTTCCACCAATTTCGTCCGCCATCCGTCAGTTATGGCGTCCTTCTGTTCCCGGAAATTGCAGGGCAAAAGGCCGGGATGGGCCAGAATGTCAAAAGAATATCTTTGGGCCTGGCGGGCGATTATTTCCAGCATCTCATCCAGCAGCCGGGCCAGGTCAATTTCGGTGATCTGGGGATCGAAAAAATCCATCGGTCCGGCCGAATGAACCCCGCCGACAAGATAATGGCAGAGCTTCAACTCCTCCGGAGAAACAGGGATCTCACGCCCCAG
The DNA window shown above is from bacterium and carries:
- a CDS encoding cyclic nucleotide-binding domain-containing protein — translated: MSQIIEALTNNHLFSSLTPEELERIAKLIFLRSYRQGRTLFFEGTPGEVMYLIHSGQVGIYKSVPGKDDMLLASLNPGSFFGEMSLVDAQPRSATARITEDAELVVITKKVFDQMLLTDPGITSKILVALLKVALGRLRSTDEKFKSLKPA
- a CDS encoding cyclic nucleotide-binding domain-containing protein, producing MSSITNLRDFLLFQELAEDEMMRLTQLFSTEAEDFLPGAIICQKDAPGDSMYLIKSGKVQISLPTDQGDVVLAELGPGKFFGEMSLLDKAPRSANVNAVENTELYILTRKHIAFLMDKEAKIAAKMMLAMSRILSARIRVMDDRIQDSFATE
- a CDS encoding PHP domain-containing protein; protein product: MIKTIADLHTHTVFSDGRLSPREVLQIASDKGYRVGLADHCGPGNFQLDSQDRFERYLSAIQDLPVYRAVELDLGREIPVSPEELKLCHYLVGGVHSAGPMDFFDPQITEIDLARLLDEMLEIIARQAQRYSFDILAHPGLLPCNFREQKDAITDGWRTKLVELALKCNLAIELSSRWLVPDLKLATMAKEAGLKFSLGSDGHGADKMCRLDYSLELAGKLELTDRDLFWPLNGAIPWQTNPGSGHPSP